A single Roseinatronobacter monicus DNA region contains:
- the xdhC gene encoding xanthine dehydrogenase accessory protein XdhC, with amino-acid sequence MKGARDILTGAASVIHARIARVQGSSPRDEGAEMFVTATALAGTIGGGQAEWQTLTRARDMLAQGGMRAQLDIALGPEIGQCCGGRVSVELQRLGESQRAAHLARIENAQRPHLLILGAGHVGRALAQVALTLPWRVILVDTRASELALVPEGVDTRLTPLPEAEIANAPPASAYVVTTHDHGLDFLLTLAALRRNDAAYVGLIGSATKRARFERFARDTAGVSSEALICPIGAQGLGDKRPEVIALMTAQEIFTALRKLSPDVAATAAQI; translated from the coding sequence ATGAAAGGTGCGCGCGACATTCTGACGGGGGCTGCGTCCGTCATCCATGCCCGCATTGCCCGCGTACAAGGCTCATCCCCGCGTGACGAAGGGGCCGAGATGTTTGTCACCGCCACCGCACTGGCGGGCACAATCGGCGGGGGGCAGGCCGAATGGCAAACGCTCACACGGGCCCGCGACATGCTCGCGCAAGGTGGGATGCGCGCGCAGCTCGATATCGCGCTGGGGCCGGAGATCGGCCAATGCTGCGGGGGGCGGGTCAGTGTGGAGCTTCAGCGCCTTGGCGAAAGCCAGCGCGCCGCCCATCTGGCGCGGATCGAGAATGCCCAACGCCCGCATCTGCTGATCCTTGGCGCAGGCCATGTGGGCCGGGCCTTGGCGCAGGTGGCGCTGACGCTGCCGTGGCGCGTGATCCTTGTCGACACGCGCGCCAGCGAGTTGGCGTTGGTGCCCGAAGGTGTGGACACCCGCCTGACCCCCCTGCCCGAAGCCGAGATTGCAAATGCGCCCCCCGCCAGCGCCTATGTGGTCACAACCCATGATCACGGGCTGGATTTTCTGCTGACACTGGCCGCACTGCGCCGCAATGATGCGGCCTATGTCGGGCTGATCGGGTCGGCCACGAAGCGCGCGCGGTTTGAACGCTTCGCGCGCGACACCGCCGGCGTGTCATCCGAGGCGTTGATCTGCCCCATCGGGGCCCAAGGTCTGGGCGACAAGCGCCCCGAAGTGATTGCCTTGATGACCGCGCAGGAAATCTTTACCGCCTTGCGCAAACTGTCCCCAGACGTCGCGGCCACTGCGGCCCAAATCTGA
- the xdhB gene encoding xanthine dehydrogenase molybdopterin binding subunit: MKDDPRIRGAAHDSLIHDSAIKHVTGRAEYTDDITEPAGTLHAYIGGAGIAHGRITSVDLAAVRAAPGVVAVLTAADIPGRNDVSPTGLMDEPIFTDDLVQYYGQPVFAVVATTRDLARRACTLAKIDYAPLPHAIDIDSAEAAGYPDVTAPLKLERGDVAPALAAAPHRITARMRVGGQDHMYLEGQIALAIPGEDDEVVLFASTQHPSEAQHMVAHALGVPSNAVVINVRRMGGGFGGKETQMNLFCVIAAIAAKKLGRAVKLRPDRDQDMEITGKRHDFRIDYDLGFDDQGRILAVDGVFAARCGWSSDLSGPVTDRALFHADNAYFYPAARLQSRPLKTNTVSNTAFRGFGGPQGVIAAERMIEEIAYSLGRDPLEIRRANFYRDGGDITPYHQRVEDNILNRLVDELEASADYQARRRAVLEYNAKGGIIRKGIALTPVKFGISFTATWYNQAGALVHVYNDGSIHLNHGGTEMGQGLYTKVAQVVAEAFQVDMDRIKITKTTTEKVPNTSATAASSGTDLNGMAALDACTQIKARLVEFAARHWNVSEDAVQFLPGRVAVGAQVMGFNEFIHAAYMARVQLSAAGFYKTPEIHWDRAAGKGQPFYYFAYGAACSEVSIDTLTGETRVDRADVLHDVGKSLNPALDLGQVEGAFVQGMGWLTSEELAWDDQGRLRTHAPSTYKIPLASDRPRIFNVKLADWSENVKPTIKRSKAVGEPPFMLPISVFEAIGMAVASVADYRICPRLDAPATPERVLMAVERLKRS, translated from the coding sequence ATGAAGGACGACCCCCGCATTCGCGGTGCCGCCCATGACAGCCTGATCCACGACTCGGCTATCAAGCATGTAACGGGCCGCGCTGAATATACCGATGACATCACCGAACCGGCAGGCACGCTGCACGCCTATATCGGCGGCGCGGGCATTGCGCATGGCCGGATCACCTCGGTCGATCTTGCCGCCGTACGCGCGGCCCCCGGTGTGGTGGCGGTGCTGACAGCCGCCGATATTCCGGGCCGCAATGACGTCTCGCCCACAGGGCTGATGGACGAGCCGATCTTCACCGATGATCTGGTACAATATTACGGCCAGCCGGTTTTCGCTGTCGTTGCAACCACCCGTGACCTTGCGCGCCGCGCCTGCACGCTTGCGAAGATCGACTACGCCCCCCTGCCCCATGCCATCGACATCGACAGCGCCGAAGCCGCCGGTTACCCCGATGTCACAGCGCCGTTGAAACTGGAACGCGGCGATGTGGCCCCCGCGCTGGCCGCAGCCCCCCACCGGATCACCGCGCGTATGCGTGTGGGCGGGCAGGATCACATGTATCTCGAAGGCCAGATCGCACTCGCCATCCCCGGCGAGGACGACGAGGTCGTACTCTTCGCATCCACCCAGCACCCGAGTGAGGCACAGCACATGGTCGCCCATGCGCTTGGCGTGCCGTCCAATGCCGTGGTCATTAACGTGCGGCGCATGGGCGGCGGGTTTGGCGGTAAAGAAACGCAGATGAACCTGTTTTGCGTCATCGCCGCCATTGCCGCAAAGAAACTGGGCCGCGCGGTCAAACTGCGCCCCGACCGCGATCAGGATATGGAAATCACCGGCAAGCGTCATGATTTCCGCATCGACTATGATCTGGGCTTTGACGATCAGGGGCGCATTCTGGCGGTGGATGGCGTCTTTGCGGCGCGCTGTGGCTGGTCGTCGGACCTGTCCGGCCCCGTGACCGACCGCGCGCTGTTTCATGCCGACAATGCCTATTTCTACCCCGCCGCGCGCCTGCAATCGCGGCCCCTGAAAACCAACACTGTCAGCAACACCGCCTTTCGCGGCTTTGGCGGCCCGCAAGGCGTGATCGCCGCTGAACGCATGATCGAGGAAATCGCCTATAGTCTGGGCCGCGACCCGCTGGAAATCCGGCGCGCGAATTTCTACCGTGACGGAGGCGACATCACCCCCTATCACCAGCGCGTCGAAGACAACATCCTGAACAGACTTGTGGACGAGCTGGAAGCCTCCGCCGACTATCAGGCGCGCCGCCGCGCTGTGCTGGAATACAACGCCAAAGGTGGCATCATCCGCAAGGGCATCGCGCTGACGCCGGTCAAGTTCGGCATCAGCTTCACCGCGACATGGTACAATCAGGCCGGTGCGCTTGTGCATGTCTACAATGACGGCTCGATCCATCTGAACCATGGCGGCACCGAAATGGGGCAAGGGCTTTATACCAAGGTCGCCCAAGTGGTGGCCGAGGCGTTTCAGGTCGATATGGACCGCATCAAGATCACCAAAACCACGACCGAGAAAGTGCCCAACACTTCGGCCACCGCCGCCAGTTCCGGCACAGACCTGAACGGCATGGCCGCCCTAGACGCCTGCACCCAGATCAAGGCGCGGCTGGTCGAATTTGCCGCCCGCCATTGGAATGTGAGCGAAGACGCTGTGCAATTCCTGCCGGGGCGCGTGGCTGTTGGCGCGCAGGTCATGGGCTTCAACGAATTCATCCATGCCGCCTATATGGCCCGCGTCCAGCTTTCGGCGGCAGGGTTCTACAAGACCCCTGAAATCCACTGGGACCGCGCGGCGGGCAAAGGCCAGCCGTTTTATTACTTCGCCTATGGTGCCGCCTGTTCCGAGGTCAGCATCGACACGCTGACCGGCGAGACGCGCGTGGACCGCGCGGATGTGCTGCATGATGTCGGCAAATCCCTGAACCCTGCGCTGGATCTGGGGCAGGTTGAAGGGGCCTTTGTGCAGGGGATGGGCTGGCTGACATCTGAAGAACTGGCGTGGGACGATCAGGGTCGCCTGCGCACCCATGCGCCCTCGACCTATAAAATCCCGCTGGCCTCCGACCGCCCGCGCATCTTCAATGTCAAACTCGCCGACTGGTCGGAAAACGTGAAACCCACAATCAAACGCTCCAAAGCCGTGGGTGAGCCGCCCTTTATGCTGCCGATTTCCGTGTTCGAGGCGATTGGCATGGCCGTGGCCTCGGTCGCCGATTACCGCATCTGCCCAAGGCTGGACGCCCCCGCCACGCCCGAACGCGTGCTGATGGCGGTAGAACGTTTGAAACGGTCATGA
- the xdhA gene encoding xanthine dehydrogenase small subunit, translating to MPLRHTIRGLLNDRAVTLPAAGATDMLLDHLRLDQRLRGTKEGCAEGDCGACTVLVGRLTAQGLVYEPVNACIRPLVSCDGCHVVTIEHLRGTDGGLHPVQRAMVEHHGSQCGFCTPGIVMALYALWMEQPHPSEQQIERALQGNLCRCTGYAPIIRAALAMGDYGTTDPLMGERAQVSATLLGWQDGARVDVTKDGSRAILPASVEDLADVLVEHPDARIIAGATDVGLWVTKFLRDLPLAVFIGHLDDLRRVTETDTALHFGAMVSYEGARAPLLAHFPHLARYWDRIAGWQVRAMGTLGGNIANGSPIGDTPPPFIAMGARLVLRHGATQRDIPLEDFFLDYGKQDRAPGEFVESIILPKPAPHSLHAAYKLSKRRDEDISAVAAGFNLTVEEGTITAARLAFGGMAATPKRATHAEAALIGQPFTEATLLRAAASLPQDFTPLSDMRASAEYRMHAAQNLFTRFWHESQGTPATLEDAT from the coding sequence ATGCCCCTGCGCCACACGATCAGAGGCTTGCTCAACGACCGCGCCGTGACCTTGCCTGCGGCAGGGGCCACCGACATGTTGCTGGACCATCTGCGACTGGACCAGCGCCTGCGCGGCACCAAAGAAGGGTGCGCCGAGGGGGATTGCGGCGCTTGCACGGTGCTTGTGGGACGCCTGACCGCGCAAGGCCTGGTCTATGAGCCGGTGAATGCCTGCATCCGCCCGCTTGTGTCCTGCGATGGCTGCCATGTGGTGACGATCGAGCATTTGCGCGGCACAGATGGCGGCCTGCACCCTGTCCAGCGCGCCATGGTGGAACATCACGGCAGCCAATGCGGCTTTTGCACGCCCGGCATCGTTATGGCGCTTTATGCCCTGTGGATGGAACAACCCCACCCCTCTGAGCAGCAGATCGAGCGCGCCTTGCAAGGCAATCTGTGCCGCTGCACCGGCTACGCACCGATCATCCGCGCAGCACTTGCGATGGGCGATTATGGCACCACCGACCCGCTGATGGGTGAGCGTGCGCAAGTCAGTGCGACCTTGCTTGGATGGCAAGACGGCGCGCGCGTCGATGTGACTAAAGACGGCAGCCGGGCGATCCTGCCCGCCTCGGTCGAGGATCTGGCCGATGTGCTGGTGGAACACCCCGACGCCCGCATCATCGCAGGGGCCACGGATGTGGGCCTGTGGGTCACGAAGTTCCTGCGCGATCTGCCCTTGGCGGTGTTTATCGGCCATCTGGACGATCTGCGCAGGGTGACCGAGACGGACACGGCCCTGCATTTCGGCGCGATGGTCAGCTATGAGGGCGCGCGCGCGCCCCTGCTGGCCCATTTCCCGCATCTGGCCCGCTATTGGGACCGCATCGCAGGCTGGCAGGTGCGCGCGATGGGCACGCTTGGCGGCAATATCGCCAATGGCTCGCCCATCGGCGACACGCCGCCGCCGTTCATCGCCATGGGGGCACGGCTGGTGCTGCGCCACGGCGCGACGCAGCGCGACATCCCGCTAGAGGATTTCTTCCTCGATTACGGCAAGCAAGACCGCGCGCCCGGCGAATTTGTCGAAAGCATCATCCTTCCCAAACCCGCGCCGCACAGCCTGCACGCCGCCTATAAACTCTCCAAGCGCCGGGATGAGGATATTTCCGCTGTGGCCGCAGGCTTCAACCTCACAGTGGAGGAGGGCACCATCACCGCCGCGCGCCTTGCTTTTGGCGGCATGGCCGCAACCCCGAAACGCGCCACCCATGCCGAAGCCGCCCTTATCGGCCAGCCCTTTACCGAAGCGACATTGCTGCGCGCCGCCGCCAGCTTGCCGCAGGATTTCACGCCCCTGTCGGACATGCGCGCCAGCGCCGAGTACCGGATGCACGCCGCGCAAAACCTGTTCACCCGCTTCTGGCACGAATCCCAAGGCACCCCAGCCACATTGGAGGATGCAACATGA
- a CDS encoding LysR family transcriptional regulator — MSYLESLRVFVRVSELGSITAGGRDLRLTPAVASKRIKELEGRLGVRLFNRTTRKLTQTEIGREFYDHARRVITALEDAEAAVSGLSGHLRGTIRVTAPLGIGRRLIAPFAHSFAQDYPEIRINLRLSDKRVDILEDQIDMAFVLGELPESSLKQRKIADAPRVIAASPDYLARRGTPRSAEELKAHDCLLLRYPRSLEYFWTVQTLDGLLRLDLTGQLDCDDASVLVDWALAGAGIVNRPVMELAPHLDTGALVAILPDTPPLSAIFACLYPHRRHQDPKIRLFADYMVRACKAAVPK; from the coding sequence ATGTCCTATCTGGAATCCCTGCGCGTGTTCGTGCGCGTCAGCGAATTAGGCTCGATCACTGCGGGCGGGCGCGATTTGCGGCTGACGCCTGCCGTGGCCAGCAAGCGGATCAAGGAGTTGGAGGGGCGTCTGGGTGTGCGTCTGTTCAACCGCACCACGCGCAAGCTGACGCAAACCGAAATCGGGCGCGAATTCTACGATCATGCCCGCCGTGTCATCACCGCGCTGGAGGATGCCGAGGCGGCCGTGTCCGGGCTGTCCGGCCATTTGCGCGGCACAATCCGGGTGACAGCGCCGCTGGGCATCGGGCGCAGGCTGATTGCCCCTTTCGCGCATAGCTTCGCGCAGGATTACCCGGAAATCCGGATCAATCTGCGGCTGTCGGACAAGCGGGTGGATATTCTGGAAGATCAGATAGATATGGCCTTTGTGCTGGGCGAATTGCCTGAATCCAGCCTGAAGCAGCGCAAGATCGCGGATGCGCCCCGCGTGATCGCCGCCAGTCCCGACTATCTGGCGCGGCGCGGCACACCGCGCAGCGCGGAAGAGTTGAAGGCGCATGATTGCCTGCTGCTGCGCTATCCGCGCTCGCTTGAGTATTTCTGGACAGTGCAGACCCTCGACGGGCTGTTGCGGTTGGATCTGACAGGCCAGTTGGATTGCGATGATGCCAGTGTTCTGGTGGATTGGGCGCTGGCCGGGGCAGGGATTGTCAACCGCCCCGTGATGGAACTCGCGCCCCATCTGGACACTGGCGCGTTGGTGGCCATTTTGCCCGACACGCCGCCATTATCCGCAATATTTGCCTGTCTGTATCCGCACAGACGCCACCAAGACCCGAAGATCAGGCTGTTTGCAGATTACATGGTGCGGGCCTGCAAGGCGGCCGTGCCCAAGTGA